Proteins found in one Panicum hallii strain FIL2 chromosome 4, PHallii_v3.1, whole genome shotgun sequence genomic segment:
- the LOC112888517 gene encoding uncharacterized protein LOC112888517 translates to MAASPVVLRSRVLARAVSSSLRRSLLGAHPHPPSSPLAASTRPSAVHRLPSVCGGLLSVMPLHSAIASARLRSAISPESQSWGVVPQGNSMPL, encoded by the exons ATGGCGGCCTCGCCCGTGGTCCTCCGATCTAGGGTTTTAGCCCGCGCCGTCTCCTCCTCGCTCCGCCGCAGCCTCCTCGGTGCCCACCCCCACCCTCCTTCCTCGCCCCTCGCCGCCTCTACCCGCCCGTCCGCCGTCCACAG GTTACCCTCTGTCTGTGGGGGCTTACTCTCCGTGATGCCGCTGCACAGCGCCATCGCGTCAGCGCGCCTCCGGTCTGCGATTTCTCCCGAGTCCCAGAGCTGGGGCGTCGTCCCCCAAG GAAACTCGATGCCTTTATGA
- the LOC112890238 gene encoding uncharacterized protein LOC112890238, with the protein MPGLRAEETCLRTGVMSGSPQSSILAARAPLLPTAPSQPCCDHTRRRVPTLSFGVTTVAKLAILRRFVARSSATRRLVVVTPVAPMLLNFCFGAGGPHTVPASQCCYSLWHYCSGLQSITTTPSLRISVRGFWWGLGLGVMTLNAYGSLTGYDFLRPL; encoded by the exons ATGCCGGGGCTGCGAGCTGAGGAGACTTGTCTACGGACGGGGGTTATGAGTGGATCTCCGCAGTCCTCTATTTTGGCTGCCCGAGCACCACTTCTGCCCACCGCTCCTTCTCAGCCCTGTTGTGACCACACTCGACGGAGGGTACCGACTCTGTCATTCGGTGTCACTACTGTGGCAAAGCTCGCCATACTGAGGAGGTTTGTCGCAAGAAGCAGCGCGACAAGAAGGCTCGTCGTGGTGACTCCAGTAGCTCCAATGCTACTCAATTTCTGCTTTGGAGCAGGAGGTCCTCACACTGTTCCGGCGTCTCAATGCTGTTACTCCCTCTGGCACTACTGCTCAGGCCTCCAGTCCATCACCACCACCCCCTCCCTCAG GATCTCCGTACGGGGCTTCTGGTGGGGACTGGGCCTAGGTGTCATGACTCTCAACGCCTATGGGAGCTTGACTGGCTACGACTTCCTTCGACCACTCTAG
- the LOC112890239 gene encoding uncharacterized protein LOC112890239 gives MGVRRYATQTQNVHTKSSIATIKRADPKGKVNGPKLDDGSGAFPPFRFGKGGGGGGGGGGSRNYFGRFSYLPVYSFILDYLKEAEKNLLQQGHGSGDQASIGLAQQPVSFQLPIVDCVCC, from the exons ATG GGTGTAAGACGTTATGCAACTCAAACCCAAAACGTGCATACGAAATCTTCTATTGCAACTATCAAGCGAGCTGATCCCAAAG GGAAAGTGAACGGGCCTAAACTTGATGATGGCAGTGGGGCCTTTCCTCCATTCCGCTTTGGTAAAGGCgggggaggtggtggtggcgggggaGGTAGCAGAAACTATTTTGGGCGTTTTTCCTATTTGCCTGTGTATTCCTTCATTCTGGATTACCTGAAGGAAGCCGAGAAAAACCTGCTTCAACAAGGCCATGGTTCAGGAGATCAAGCAAGCATTGGTCTGGCACAACAACCAGTTTCATTTCAGCTACCAATAGTTGATTGTGTTTGCTGTTAA